A single genomic interval of Piliocolobus tephrosceles isolate RC106 unplaced genomic scaffold, ASM277652v3 unscaffolded_28222, whole genome shotgun sequence harbors:
- the LOC111534545 gene encoding acetylserotonin O-methyltransferase produces the protein DFFKDPLPEADLYILARILHDWADGKCSHLLERVYHTCKPGGGILVIESLLDEDRRGPLLTQLYSLNMLVQTEGQERTPTHYHMLLSSAGFRDFQFKKTGAIYDAILVRK, from the exons GGGATTTCTTTAAAGACCCTCTTCCGGAAGCAGATCTGTACATCCTGGCCAGGATCCTCCATGACTGGGCAGATGGAAAGTGTTCACACTTGCTGGAGAGGGTCTACCATACTTGCAAGCCAG GTGGTGGCATTCTGGTAATCGAAAGCCTCCTGGATGAAGACAGGCGGGGTCCTCTGCTCACGCAGCTCTACTCTCTGAACATGCTTGTGCAGACGGAAGGGCAGGAGAGGACCCCCACCCACTACCACATGCTCCTCTCTTCTGCTGGCTTCAGAGACTTCCAGTTTAAGAAAACAGGAGCCATTTATGATGCCATTTTAGTCAGGAAATAA